GTCATCCCGTACCCTCGTTCAAAGGGTTCTGTAGAGAACTTCACATATTTATCTTCCTTTTTTTCTATCTCAATCTTCGTTGGCCTAATAAGTTCCTGCCAATTTTTTTCAAACATATGCATACACCCTCCTTTGGGGGTAAGAAACTATCTTGAATAATATTCTACTATGAGTTGTTCTTTAATGGGCATTGTTATGTCTTCTCTCACAGGCAATAGCTTCAACACGCCTTTCATATTCTCCTTGTCCAGATCTATCCAGGAAGGTACCCCTCTCCGTACCACTGATTCGAGGGCGTTTTTCACGGATAAAAGGTCTTTATTCCTCACAGCTATTTCGTCCCCTTCCTTTACAAGATATGACGGCGTGCTTACTCTCCTGCCATTCACAGTGATGTGATTATGCGACACAACCTGCCTTGCTTCCTTCCGGGAAGTAGCAAACCCTAATCTATATACCATATTGTCTAACCTTCTCTCTAACAACACAAGAAGGTTTGTACCCGTTATCCCCTTCTTTCTTTCTGCCATAACAAAAAATCTCTTGAACTGTTTTTCACTGAGGCCATAAATCTTCCTTACCTTCTGTTTTTCCCTTAAACGTAAACCATATTCAAGGAACTTTCCTCTTGTCTCAACGTGCACACCTGGTGGATAATTTCTTTTCTCTATCGCACACTTCTCTGTATAGCATCTCTCCCCCTTAAGAAAAAGTTTA
Above is a window of Pseudomonadota bacterium DNA encoding:
- the rpsD gene encoding 30S ribosomal protein S4, whose amino-acid sequence is MSRYVGPSCRLCRREAIKLFLKGERCYTEKCAIEKRNYPPGVHVETRGKFLEYGLRLREKQKVRKIYGLSEKQFKRFFVMAERKKGITGTNLLVLLERRLDNMVYRLGFATSRKEARQVVSHNHITVNGRRVSTPSYLVKEGDEIAVRNKDLLSVKNALESVVRRGVPSWIDLDKENMKGVLKLLPVREDITMPIKEQLIVEYYSR